One Ananas comosus cultivar F153 linkage group 1, ASM154086v1, whole genome shotgun sequence DNA window includes the following coding sequences:
- the LOC109719093 gene encoding phosphoenolpyruvate/phosphate translocator 2, chloroplastic-like, which yields MQSSAFGIVSSPAPFLNLKPRRLSSPRSLPLPLHLPRRLAAAAAAAPLLSSAGGLSPLLLVSDRRRSSAAADGGFVVRASSSSVPGDGAGEIPAAPPAAAAAAGGGGEGLLRTLQLGSLFGLWYLFNIYFNIYNKQVLKVFPYPITVTTVQFTVGSVLVLFMWLTNLHKRPKISSAQLLAILPLAIVHTMGNLFTNMSLGKVAVSFTHTIKAMEPFFSVLLSALFLGELPTVWVLLSLVPIVGGVALASLTEASFNWAGFWSAMASNVTFQSRNVLSKKLMVKKEESLDNINLFSIITIMSFFLLSPVTLFVEGVKFTPSFVQSAGLNLKQLYVRSLLAAICFHAYQQVSYMILARVSPVTHSVGNCVKRVVVIVTSVLFFRTPVSPINSLGTAVALAGVFLYSRVKKIKAKSA from the exons atgcAGAGCTCCGCATTTGGGATCGTCTCCTCCCCCGCTCCCTTCCTCAACCTCAAGCCCCGTAGGCTCTCTTCTCCtcgatctctccctctccctctccacctcccccgccgcctcgccgcggcggcggcggcggcgccgctgCTCTCCTCCGCCGGtggcctctcgccgctcctccTCGTCTCTGATCGGCGGAGGAGCTCCGCCGCGGCGGATGGAGGCTTCGTAGTTCGAGCGAGCAGCAGCTCCGTCCccggcgacggcgccggcgaGATCCCCGCCGCGCCGCCCGCAGCCGCTGCGGCGGCGGGAGGTGGAGGAGAGGGGCTGCTTCGGACGCTGCAGCTCGGATCCCTCTTCGGGCTCTGGTATCTCTTCAATATCTACTTCAACATCTACAACAAGCAG GTTCTCAAGGTTTTCCCATACCCAATAACCGTCACAACAGTTCAGTTTACTGTTGGGTCTGTGCTTGTCTTATTCATGTGGCTGACTAATCTTCACAAGCGACCTAAGATTTCATCTGCACAG ctTTTAGCTATCCTCCCATTGGCTATTGTCCATACCATGGGCAATCTCTTCACTAATATGAGTCTGGGAAAGGTTGCCGTCTCATTTACACACACCATCAAAGCTATGGAGCCCTTCTTCTCAGTTCTCCTTTCTGCCTTGTTTCTTGGAGAG TTGCCTACAGTCTGGGTTTTGTTGTCGCTTGTGCCAATTGTTGGTGGTGTGGCATTGGCGTCGCTCACTGAAGCATCTTTTAATTG GGCTGGATTTTGGAGTGCAATGGCTTCCAATGTGACCTTCCAGTCCCGCAACGTACTCAGCAAGAAACTCATGGTTAAGAAAGAG GAATCTCTGGACAACATCAACCTCTTCTCAATTATCACGATCATGTCATTTTTCCTACTATCTCCCGTAACCCTGTTTGTCGAAGGCGTCAAATTTACTCCTTCATTTGTGCAATCTGCT GGACTGAATCTAAAGCAGCTTTATGTGAGATCTCTCCTAGCTGCTATCTGCTTTCATGCTTATCAACAG GTTTCTTATATGATACTGGCAAGGGTATCACCTGTGACCCACTCAGTCGGCAACTGCGTGAAGCGGGTGGTGGTCATTGTGACCTCAGTTCTCTTCTTCAGGACTCCAGTTTCACCTATTAACTCTCTTG GTACTGCTGTGGCACTTGCTGGAGTTTTCCTGTACTCGAGGGTGAAAAAGATTAAGGCGAAATCTGCATAA